GAGCCGTTCTGCCAGCTGGGCGATCTTCTCCTCCTCAACCGGCAGAAACTCATGCAGCGGCGGGTCCAGAGTCCGGATCGTCACCGGCAGACCGTCCATCACCCGGAAAATCTCGACAAAATCCTGACGCTGCATCGGCAGGAGTTTCGCCAGCGCCCGCCTTCTACCCGCCTCATCCTCGGCGAGAATCATCTCCTGCATCACCCCGACCCGGTCCGAGGCAAAGAACATGTGCTCGGTCCGGCACAGGCCGATCCCTTCGGCTCCGAACTCCCGTGCCTTTCGGGCATCGGCCGGAGTATCGGCATTGGTCCGCACCTTAAGGAGCCTGAGACCGTCCGCCCAGCTGAGGAGCGTCTCCAGCTCTGGAGTCAGCTGCGGCGGTTCCATCGGCACCCTGCCGATGATCACACTGCCGGTTGAGCCGTCAATAGTCAGAATCTCGCCTTCCTTCAGCTCCTGAGTACCAATCTGCACCGTGCCTGTCTCATAATCAATGTGCAATTCACCGCAGCCGACCACCGCCGGCCTGCCCATGCCCCGCGCCACCACCGCGGCATGGGAGGTGGTGCCACCGGCAGCGGTCAGAATCCCCTCTGCCTTTGCCATACCGGCAACATCATCGGCTGAGGTCTGATGCCGGACCAGAATCACCCGCCTGCCTGCCTGAACCCACTCCACCGCCTTCGGAGCGGTGAGTACGATCTCGCCACTTGCCGCACCGGGGGATGCGGCAATGCCCCGTGCTGCAACGGTAAACTGCGCGCCGGGTGCAATCCGCTGATGGAGCAGGGCGGTAAGTTTCTCCGGATCAATCCGGCGCACCGCCTCCATCTTAGAAATCAGCCGTTCCCTTGCCATATCCACCGCAATCTTCACCTCAGCCTGCGGTGAACGCTTGCCAACCCGGCACTGGAGGATATAGAGCCTGCCCGCCTCCAGGGTCCACTCCACATCCATCATCTCCCGGTAATGCCGCTCCAGCTTCCGGCTGATTTTCTCCAGCTGGTCATACACATCGGGGAGCTCTTGTTTGAGGGTCTCTGCCGGCAGCGGGGTTCTGATTCCGGCAACGATGTCCTCACCCTGGGCATTGGGCAGGTATTCACAGTAAAGCCGTTTCTCACCGGTTGCCGGGTCCCGGGTAAAGAGCACCCCGGTCGCCGAGTTCGCGCCCAGATTGCCGAAAACCATCGCCTGGACATTGACCGCTGTTCCCCAGTCATCCGGGATTTGGTAGATCCGCCGGTACTCACAGGCACGCGGGTTGTTCCAGGACTTGAGCACCGCCTCAATCGCCAGCCACAGCTGCTGCTCCGGCTCCTGCGGAAAATCCTGCCCGGTCTTTTCCCGGAAGATCTCCTTGAACCGCTGCACCACCGACTCGAGCGCGGTCTCATCCAGCTCGGTATCACTCTTTACCCCCTGCTGTTCCCGCGCCCGGTGCAGCTCCGCCTCAAACTCCTCTCTGCCGGTTTTCATCACCACATCACCGAACATCTCAATCAGCCGGCGATAGGCATCAAGGGCAAACCGCCGGTTCCCCGATTTCTGTGCCAGCCCATCAACCGCCGCATCATTCAAGCCCAGATTCAGCACCGTATCCATCATACCGGGCATCGACGCCCGGGCACCGGACCGGACCGAGACGAGCAGCGGATTGTCCGGATCTCCGAACTTCTTCCCCGTGCTCTGCTCAATGTAGCGCAGGCCCCGCTCAACCTCCTGCCTCAGCTCCCGCGGGGTCCGCCCGTGTTTCAGATAATGGACACAGACGGTGGTGGCGATCGTAAATCCGGGAGGCACCGGCAAACCCAGCCTTGCCATCTCGGCAAGATTGGCGCCCTTGCCGCCCAGAACCGCCTTCATCTTTCCTGAACCGTCGGTCCGCTTCGGACCGAAAAGATAGACCAGTTTACTCATACAACATTCACTCCTTGGTTTGCAATAAAAATTTTACCGGCGCCAGAAGATCAGATTCAGAATCAGGGTCAGAATGAGCGACAGCACAATTGAGGACGCCACCGGAATATAGACCACCAGATTCCGGCGTTCAATTACGATATCTCCGGGCAGACGGAAAAAGCCAAGCCTGGGCAGAATTATCAGCCCGGCACCGAAGAAAATCAGCAGTAAACCGGCAAGAATCAGCAACCTGCCCAGCGTGGAAAAGCTACCGGTCATCGTCAGTCTGACCGGTACCCGGCGCATCATCAACCGGCTTTCCGCTCAGAAACCCATCAATAATCTCTTTTGCCTGCGCCAGATTTTCCTCCTCAACCAGCACCTCACCCCAGGCAGGTCGCATCACCTGGGCGATGCCGTCATAAGCCGGAATCTGAAATGAATGCACCAGTGCCGGAATCCCGCTTGCCTCCAGCAGATCCCGGATCGTATTTGCCATCAGCTCATTCTCTGCCCGATAAACCTGCTTCAGCGCCATAAGAATTATATTATACCCGGATATTGTAAATAATCAAATCTCCCACATATTAGACTCCGGAAATGGGCAACAAATTTCACACCTGTTCCCATCTGCCAGAGCAAAAGCCGGGAACGGCCGAACGGTGGGGGGAACTGCCCCCCTCTTCGGGCACAAACCGGCATCAGCCTGGCAACACTCTGCAGAACCGCAACTTACCGGAACAGCACCCGGGAAAGTCGGGTTGAAAATGTGAAATTACGCCATGTTTCTGACTCTAACTGAATAGAGCAAAACCGGCAATGACCCTCAACTTCGCACCCCTTCCCCTTTTCATTTTGCATTTTGCATTGTGAAAGAGATTCCTCGACTCCGCTCGGAATGACCTTTCCTCCTGTCATTTCGACCGAAGCGGAGAAATCCCTTGCTTAATTCTGCATTGTGTGAAAGGGATTCCTCGGCTTCGCCTCGCTCGGAATGACACCTCTTTTCGTCATTTCGAGCGACGCCGAGCAATAGCGAGGCGGAGTCGAGAAATCTCTCCGCCTTGCACTTTGCACTCTGCATTGGGAAAGAGGGATTCCTCGACTCGCCTTCGGCTCGCCCGGAATGACCAAGGGGGCAAAGTCATTTCCCCCGGTGCCGGAGGCGAACCGTTTCCTGTCATCCCGACTGGAGCGACACCGCAGGCGCGCATTTCTTCGGTCATTTCGACCGGAGCGGAGCCGGAGGCGGAGCGGAGTGGAGAAATCAGCCTGGCAGTTGATTGTCTGCCGGTGCTTGACCGGTTCTGACTGGTGATTATGCTGGAATTAAGTGCGGTCGCTTGCCCAGTTTTATCAGGAGCGGGTGCTTTCATATCCCAGACGGCACCGGCGTCGGCTGCCGGTGGTGAAGGCAGGCAGTGAAATCAGGGTTGAGCCGGGGCTGTTCGGCTGGCGGGTGGTGGTATCCCGGCGTGTCCTGCCCTGCCGTTCTGAGGCGGAGGCGCGGTTTCTCAGGCTGGCGCTGGAGCTCGGACTGGAGGAGATTGAGGTGCCGGATGATGAAGGGTATCTGGCCCAGATTCTGCCCGAGTTTGAGCGGCTCAAGGCCGCGGTGGATGCGGTGATGGACCGCTATCTTGACGGGGTCAGCAGTCGCCAGGTGCGGACTTCGGTCCGGCAGCGGGTCTACACCCGGCTGCTCAGGGATGAAGGCGGTTCACCGCGCTGCCGCAGGGGCAGAACCGGCCGGCACCGGCAGGGCTGAGGGTATTACTTGAAGAAAATCACAATTCTTGGTAAAATCGATCAATATGAATCACCGGGAGCTGCGCAGGACTTTTCTTGAGTTTTATGCGGAGCGGGGGCACAAGATTGTGCCCAGCTCGTCGCTCATTCCCCGTGATGACCCGACGCTGCTTTTCACCAGCGCGGGGATGGTGCAGTTCAAGGCGCTGTGGGCAGGTGCGGTGGAGCTGCCCTACCGGCGGGCATGTTCAATCCAGAAGTGTCTGCGGGCATCGGATCTGGAGCAGGTGGGCAAGACACCGCGGCACTGCACCTTCTTTGAGATGCTGGGCAACTTTTCGTTCGGCGACTATTTCAAGGCGGAGGCGATTCCCTGGGCCTGGGAGTATCTGACCCGGGTGGTGAAGCTGGATCCGGCACGGCTTTATGTCTCGGTTTTCCGTGAGGATGATGAGGCTTACGAGGTGTGGCATAAGGTTGTCGGTCTGCCGAAAAGCCGGATTTACCGGCTGGATGAGAAGGACAACTTCTGGGGTCCGGCCGGCGGAACCGGGGCGTGCGGACCCTGTTCGGAGATTTACTGTGATCTGGGACCGGAGTTCGGGTGTGGCAGGGAGAGCTGCGGTCCGGGGTGTGACTGTGACCGGTTCAGCGAGATTTACAATATCGTCTTTCCCCAGTTCAATCAGCTGCCGGACGGAACCCGGGTGCCGCTCAAGAACCGCGGAATCGATACCGGGATGGGGCTGGAGCGGCTGGCGATGGTTTCTCAGGGGAAGAAGAGCATCTTTGAGACCGATCTCTTCAGTCCGGTTGTCCGGGCGACTGAGGAGATTCTCGGGCTGGAGCTGAGTCTTGACAACCGCCAGCTGTTCTATGTTGCTGCGGACCACAGCCGGGCGCTGACCTTTGCGATCGCCGACGGTGCGATTCCCTCCAATGAGGGCCGGGGCTATATCCTGCGCAACATCCTGCGCCGGGCACTGCTTTTCGCTCACCGGCACAATGTCCGGGAGCCGTTTCTCTACCGGGTTTCAGGCGCGGTGGTGGAGCTGATGCGGCAGTTCTATCCTGAGCTCGGTGCGAAGCGGGAGCAGGCGGCGCTGATCATCCGGGCAGAGGAGGAGCGGTTTCTGCGCACCCTTGATGCCGGGCTGGAGCTGTGGGCGGAGGTGGTGGAGCGGTATCGCAGCGCCGGTGTGATTCCCGGCGCGGAGCTTTTCCGGCTGCATGACACCTACGGTTTTCATATCGAGCTGGTGGCAGAGCTGGCCCGGGATGCCGGGCTGGAGCTGGACCGTAAAGGTTTTGAGCAGGCGATGCAGGAGCAGCGGGAGCGGAGCCGGAAGGCAAGCTTCATCGCTGCCGGACAGGAGGCAGCACCGGTTGCCGGTTCCGGACCGCTGGAGTGTGAGTTTGTCGGTTATGAGGAGGATGAGACCGAGACCGAGCTGGTGAGTCTGAGCCGGCTCGAGGACGGCAGTTATGAGCTGGTGCTGAAGAAGAGCCCGTTCTATGCGGAGAAGGGCGGACAGGTGGGTGATACCGGCAGGGTGGTCGGTGAGGGTTTTGAGTTTGAGGTCCTGGACAGCTATTACCGGCACGGGATCCGGCTGGTGCGGGCAAGACTGAAGTCCGGCGAGCCGAAGTCGGGACCGGTCTTTGCCACGATTGACCAGGAGCGGCGCCGGGAGATTGAGCGGGCACACACCGCTACCCATCTGCTCCATGCCGCCCTGCGCCGGATTGTCGGTGATTATGTCAAACAGGAGGGGTCGCTCGTTGAGCCGGGGAGGCTCCGGTTTGACTTTTCCGCCTTTGAACCGCTCAAGCCTGAAGAGCTGACCGCGGTGGAGCGGCTCGTCTATGAGCAGGTGATTGCGGATATCCGGGTGGAACGGCTGGTGGATGTGCCGCTGGAGGAGGCGAAGCGGATGGGCGCCTTGGCATTTTTCGGTGAGGAGTACGGTGAGCGGGTGAATGTGCTGAAGATCGGCGATTTTTCAATTGAGCTCTGCGGTGGCACCCACCTGCGCCGGACCGGTGAGATCGGGATGTTCCGGATTACCGCTGAGACCGGGGTGGCGGCAGGCATCCGCCGGATTGAGGCGCTCGTCGGCAGGCAGGCGTTTGAGCGGGTCGGAGCGGAGCGGGCAACACTGGACCGGCTGGCTGAGGAGCTGGGGGTTGGGGAGGCCGGGCTGGTGAAGCGGGTGCAGGTGCTGAATGAGGAGCTGAAACGGCTGAGCAACCGGGTCCGTCAGCTTTCCGCCCAGCTGGCACGCCAGGAGGCGGACCGGCTGGTCGCAAGCGCCGAGCAGGCAGGACCGGTCCGGCTGGTGGTCGGTTATTATCCGTTCTTTGAGGTTGATGAGCTGCGGGTGATTGCCGACCGGGTGCGCGAGGTTCTGACCGGCAGTTATGCCGGACTGCTCACCGGTGCGGTCAGTGGTTCCCGTTTGAGATATGTGGTCTTTGTCAGCCCGGAACTGCAGACACAGCTGCCCGCTGGCAGGCTGGCAAAGCTGGTCGGTCAGGCGCTGGGCGGTGGTGGTGGCGGCAGGCAGGACATTGCCGAAGGTGGCGGTGCGGTTGAGCGGCTGAGCGCGGGCGAGCAGGCATTCCGCCAGGCGCTGGCTGAACTCCCGGGTTAAATTCCGGATTCGGGCGGCAGAACCGCCTTCTCCAGAATTCTCCGGACCAGATCCAGCCTTTCCAGTGTATCCTCCTGATATTCAGGCAGGAGGTCATAATTTCTGGTCATATACCAGGGCCAGGAGTAGTGCTGCTGGGTCATGAAGTCCAGTGCCGGGACCGTGTCCTCATCCCTGAGGAAGTGGCGGATCTGCCTTTCCATCTCCGGATAGATCGGCAGGTAGCAGGACAGGGTTATCATGTAGCGGTCTAGGGTTACCGGTCTGCCTTCACTTACCAGTACCGCAAGACGGAGCTTTCCGGGTGTAAACCGGTTTTTGCGGAGCATGCCGAACAGGTAGCGTGCCTCGGCGGGGGTCAGGTCGGTGTCGGTGCCTACCGTTCTGAAAAACTGGTCTATCAGCAGTTCACCCGCACGGGTCCCGGAAACAAACCAGAGCCGGCCGGCTGCGCTCCGGATGAAGTTCAGGGCGTTACGGCAGCGGTCGAGATCATCGTATTTCAGGTAGTTCCGCTGCCGGACAAATTTGAGCGCCTGTTCCGGATCGGTGAGCAGGAGATTGCCGACCCTAAGCGGACCCAAAAAACGGGTCAGAAGCCGGAAGAGCATCCGGAAGGTGTCAAAGTCAAGGGCAACATACCGGTGAATCTTGATTCCGAGCAGCTGTTCCAGCGTCTGACGGAGCAGGGGCACACCCCCAATGGCAAGGGTATGGGTCAGCTTTTCCATCCGGTTGAAATCGGTCCGGTCCCCAGCTGCGGTGATGCCCGGAACCTCAACGAGCAGGTCCCGGGGAATGGCGACCAGACTGACCCGGTTCAGTTCCAGGTTGATATGGGCAATGATGACGATATCGGAATGGGCGGTCTTTTCGCGCGGGATCCGGGTAATACCACCCCGGTCCTGAGCCGGATTGAGGGCGCGGGCATCCCTGCCGATGAGCAGAATGTTGAAGCTGTTGCCGGTCTCATTCAGGAGCGATACAGGCTTACTGGCACTCCGGGGAGAAAGGATAAAGATTATTACGCTCACGATAATCAGCATCAGGATACCGGTGAGCAGGAGAATCAGCCCGCCGAGTTTTTTCCGTGCCATTGTGCTAATCGGTGAGATTGAGCCGGAGCGGATAGCCGGTGAAACGGAACTGCTCGCGGATCAGGTTAAGGACATAGCGCTGATAACGGCTCTTGACCGCCTCCGGTCTGCTGACCCGGAGCCGGAATACCGGTGGTCGGATGCCAGTCTGGGAAAGTCCGAGCACGAAACAGCCGGGTGCGGGCGGATTTTCCTTTAGCTGGGCGAGAATGGTCTCGCGCAGAAACCGGCTGCTGATCCGCATCGCACCTGAGTGATAAACCGCCTTTGCCTGCCGGACCGCGTCCCGGACCCCCTTGCCCCGAATGGCACA
This is a stretch of genomic DNA from candidate division WOR-3 bacterium. It encodes these proteins:
- the ppdK gene encoding pyruvate, phosphate dikinase; protein product: MSKLVYLFGPKRTDGSGKMKAVLGGKGANLAEMARLGLPVPPGFTIATTVCVHYLKHGRTPRELRQEVERGLRYIEQSTGKKFGDPDNPLLVSVRSGARASMPGMMDTVLNLGLNDAAVDGLAQKSGNRRFALDAYRRLIEMFGDVVMKTGREEFEAELHRAREQQGVKSDTELDETALESVVQRFKEIFREKTGQDFPQEPEQQLWLAIEAVLKSWNNPRACEYRRIYQIPDDWGTAVNVQAMVFGNLGANSATGVLFTRDPATGEKRLYCEYLPNAQGEDIVAGIRTPLPAETLKQELPDVYDQLEKISRKLERHYREMMDVEWTLEAGRLYILQCRVGKRSPQAEVKIAVDMARERLISKMEAVRRIDPEKLTALLHQRIAPGAQFTVAARGIAASPGAASGEIVLTAPKAVEWVQAGRRVILVRHQTSADDVAGMAKAEGILTAAGGTTSHAAVVARGMGRPAVVGCGELHIDYETGTVQIGTQELKEGEILTIDGSTGSVIIGRVPMEPPQLTPELETLLSWADGLRLLKVRTNADTPADARKAREFGAEGIGLCRTEHMFFASDRVGVMQEMILAEDEAGRRRALAKLLPMQRQDFVEIFRVMDGLPVTIRTLDPPLHEFLPVEEEKIAQLAERLGITVERVKATIEKLEEANPMLGFRGCRLGIIYPEITEMQARAIFEAACQVKQEGIKVLPEIMIPLVGDVEELVRQRQLIEQVAEQVFAETGIKVKYTVGTMIEVPRAALLADEIATAADFFSFGTNDLTQLTYAWSRDDYGKFFAGYKRLGIVSFNPFDTLDTKGVGLLMKWCSRNGRRVNLKLKLGICGEHGGDPQTIVFCHKIGLDYVSCSPFRVPVARLVAAQAALAKTERKDV
- a CDS encoding DUF2905 family protein: MTGSFSTLGRLLILAGLLLIFFGAGLIILPRLGFFRLPGDIVIERRNLVVYIPVASSIVLSLILTLILNLIFWRR
- a CDS encoding DUF2007 domain-containing protein → MALKQVYRAENELMANTIRDLLEASGIPALVHSFQIPAYDGIAQVMRPAWGEVLVEEENLAQAKEIIDGFLSGKPVDDAPGTGQTDDDR
- the alaS gene encoding alanine--tRNA ligase, yielding MNHRELRRTFLEFYAERGHKIVPSSSLIPRDDPTLLFTSAGMVQFKALWAGAVELPYRRACSIQKCLRASDLEQVGKTPRHCTFFEMLGNFSFGDYFKAEAIPWAWEYLTRVVKLDPARLYVSVFREDDEAYEVWHKVVGLPKSRIYRLDEKDNFWGPAGGTGACGPCSEIYCDLGPEFGCGRESCGPGCDCDRFSEIYNIVFPQFNQLPDGTRVPLKNRGIDTGMGLERLAMVSQGKKSIFETDLFSPVVRATEEILGLELSLDNRQLFYVAADHSRALTFAIADGAIPSNEGRGYILRNILRRALLFAHRHNVREPFLYRVSGAVVELMRQFYPELGAKREQAALIIRAEEERFLRTLDAGLELWAEVVERYRSAGVIPGAELFRLHDTYGFHIELVAELARDAGLELDRKGFEQAMQEQRERSRKASFIAAGQEAAPVAGSGPLECEFVGYEEDETETELVSLSRLEDGSYELVLKKSPFYAEKGGQVGDTGRVVGEGFEFEVLDSYYRHGIRLVRARLKSGEPKSGPVFATIDQERRREIERAHTATHLLHAALRRIVGDYVKQEGSLVEPGRLRFDFSAFEPLKPEELTAVERLVYEQVIADIRVERLVDVPLEEAKRMGALAFFGEEYGERVNVLKIGDFSIELCGGTHLRRTGEIGMFRITAETGVAAGIRRIEALVGRQAFERVGAERATLDRLAEELGVGEAGLVKRVQVLNEELKRLSNRVRQLSAQLARQEADRLVASAEQAGPVRLVVGYYPFFEVDELRVIADRVREVLTGSYAGLLTGAVSGSRLRYVVFVSPELQTQLPAGRLAKLVGQALGGGGGGRQDIAEGGGAVERLSAGEQAFRQALAELPG
- a CDS encoding LCP family protein; the encoded protein is MARKKLGGLILLLTGILMLIIVSVIIFILSPRSASKPVSLLNETGNSFNILLIGRDARALNPAQDRGGITRIPREKTAHSDIVIIAHINLELNRVSLVAIPRDLLVEVPGITAAGDRTDFNRMEKLTHTLAIGGVPLLRQTLEQLLGIKIHRYVALDFDTFRMLFRLLTRFLGPLRVGNLLLTDPEQALKFVRQRNYLKYDDLDRCRNALNFIRSAAGRLWFVSGTRAGELLIDQFFRTVGTDTDLTPAEARYLFGMLRKNRFTPGKLRLAVLVSEGRPVTLDRYMITLSCYLPIYPEMERQIRHFLRDEDTVPALDFMTQQHYSWPWYMTRNYDLLPEYQEDTLERLDLVRRILEKAVLPPESGI